In the genome of Candidatus Zixiibacteriota bacterium, one region contains:
- the holA gene encoding DNA polymerase III subunit delta, whose protein sequence is MITPRTLRTEVSAGKFHPAYYFFGADDYRIVEAQKFLVHSFMPDMLKLTNCRKMDARKASCTEVLTELATLPMLGEKQAVIVSNFQSYKPTEVDRILKMLTPADPNRLVILSSPVAKAPKSKSAFIKKMNSLVQVVEFKKIAQEDVKKTIRSRLQKVEIGIEPQALTLLSALVAGNLGPMEAEINKLINYKQAGETVTEEDISSVCSGYADYSIFALADEIVAGRTQTVLKMIDGLIADGNAPFVIASLLQAHFISLYLVKSGKKPLGNRSFLVAKFRQQAALYDQSRLERIIIEIAATDAEFRKQALRPEAALEILALKVIGGKF, encoded by the coding sequence ATGATAACTCCCCGGACACTGAGGACCGAGGTATCCGCCGGTAAATTTCATCCCGCCTACTATTTTTTCGGCGCCGACGACTACCGCATTGTCGAGGCACAGAAATTTCTGGTCCACAGTTTCATGCCGGACATGCTGAAACTGACCAATTGCCGCAAGATGGATGCTCGTAAAGCTTCATGCACCGAAGTACTCACCGAGCTGGCCACCCTGCCAATGCTTGGTGAAAAACAGGCCGTGATTGTCTCGAACTTTCAAAGCTACAAACCGACCGAAGTCGACAGAATCCTGAAGATGCTCACACCAGCCGACCCCAACCGTCTGGTCATCCTGTCCTCTCCGGTGGCCAAGGCGCCCAAGAGCAAGTCCGCTTTCATCAAAAAGATGAACAGTCTGGTGCAGGTAGTCGAATTCAAGAAGATTGCCCAGGAGGACGTGAAGAAAACGATTCGCAGTCGGCTGCAAAAAGTCGAAATAGGGATTGAGCCCCAGGCTTTGACCTTGCTCTCGGCGTTAGTGGCTGGTAATCTCGGGCCGATGGAGGCTGAGATTAACAAGCTGATCAACTACAAGCAAGCCGGCGAAACGGTGACCGAGGAAGATATCTCATCGGTCTGCTCCGGTTATGCCGACTACAGCATATTCGCGTTGGCCGATGAGATCGTGGCCGGGCGAACACAGACGGTGCTCAAGATGATCGACGGGTTGATTGCCGACGGAAACGCCCCCTTTGTCATCGCCTCACTGTTGCAGGCCCATTTTATCAGCCTCTACCTTGTCAAGAGCGGCAAAAAGCCGTTGGGCAATCGGAGTTTCCTGGTTGCTAAGTTTCGTCAGCAAGCCGCCCTGTATGACCAGAGTCGCCTGGAACGGATTATTATCGAAATCGCCGCCACCGATGCCGAGTTTAGAAAACAAGCCCTAAGACCTGAGGCGGCGCTTGAGATTCTGGCCCTGAAAGTGATCGGCGGCAAGTTTTAG
- a CDS encoding sigma-70 family RNA polymerase sigma factor, producing MDETSPEEKAGSPVNKSEAATSERSLIEAAQNGDQRAYGLLIRSHQKRLFRFVYGLLGSFDATEDIVQEAFVKAYQAIDRFDLNHSFYPWLATIARNTAFNLLEREQKKESLEQLQEKGFEPESTQLGPLENLLNDETQKRFYQAVKALPDKFRAVFVMRHFEDQSYTEIATLLKIPPGTVDSRLYRARKMLVDSLKDLL from the coding sequence ATGGATGAAACTTCTCCGGAAGAAAAGGCCGGATCGCCGGTAAACAAAAGTGAGGCCGCCACCAGCGAGCGCAGCCTGATTGAGGCCGCACAAAACGGCGACCAGAGAGCTTATGGCCTGCTGATTCGCAGCCACCAGAAGCGGCTGTTTCGATTTGTTTACGGTTTGTTGGGTTCATTTGATGCAACCGAGGATATTGTGCAGGAAGCATTTGTCAAAGCGTATCAGGCCATCGACCGGTTTGACCTGAACCACAGTTTCTACCCCTGGCTGGCCACCATTGCCCGCAACACTGCCTTCAACCTGTTGGAACGGGAGCAGAAAAAAGAATCGCTGGAACAACTGCAGGAAAAAGGCTTTGAGCCTGAGTCAACTCAATTGGGCCCTCTGGAGAATCTCTTGAACGATGAGACGCAAAAGAGGTTCTATCAAGCGGTTAAGGCATTGCCCGACAAGTTTCGCGCAGTGTTTGTGATGCGTCATTTTGAGGACCAAAGCTACACCGAGATTGCCACCTTGCTCAAAATACCGCCCGGAACGGTCGACTCGCGATTGTATCGCGCCCGCAAGATGCTCGTAGACAGTCTGAAGGACCTGTTGTAA
- a CDS encoding zf-HC2 domain-containing protein has protein sequence MNHGYYQDRLSAYFDQALTGEEMQMIKEHLTSCAECRARLDDLARLDSLIEDKAGLGESDYWETAARKIEDRLTVAEESKVTVVRSGWFGLGWKLAAAAASIAALTFVALHEGEIRDTAIKSDESSGIGKTSPRTIMAPPTPDTGLLEARDEIDAVGMTDESEVTPESAAEPDARKAAPSDEPAAPPPVDVSAESDVITELKDAEAAGRGVDKKQKAPSKSEDVTSALEADEQPAESVDELLESGAGVVTDADGDVFIRGGRAGEVVYIVDSAPPDSARKEVADTYLTTSATDSLRYTLDLGLSRDVDGPLDFPGSKEAYQNYPTGSIDLSDIAVIPPEAEAKPDTTKSLDDWRAVRDSLQPYFADKQLVYGLRAQKSIEATDGSASPPASPAPVVDTVVSPRQLERYLEACYKIAELTDRESEYDSALVVIEKHARDRYSPARHRARHYLDLIDELQE, from the coding sequence ATGAACCACGGATACTATCAGGATAGACTCTCGGCCTACTTCGATCAGGCTCTCACCGGTGAAGAGATGCAGATGATCAAAGAGCATCTCACGTCTTGCGCCGAGTGTCGAGCCCGGCTGGATGATCTGGCCCGGTTAGACAGCCTGATCGAGGACAAGGCCGGACTGGGTGAGTCCGATTATTGGGAAACTGCTGCCCGCAAGATCGAAGACCGACTCACTGTAGCTGAGGAATCCAAAGTAACCGTTGTTCGTTCAGGATGGTTCGGATTGGGGTGGAAACTGGCCGCGGCGGCGGCTTCGATTGCGGCCTTGACCTTTGTCGCCCTGCATGAAGGAGAAATCCGGGATACCGCAATCAAGTCCGATGAATCCTCAGGGATCGGGAAGACAAGTCCACGCACTATCATGGCCCCACCGACACCCGACACCGGGCTCCTTGAGGCGCGAGATGAGATCGACGCCGTCGGCATGACCGACGAGTCAGAAGTAACGCCCGAGTCTGCGGCTGAGCCGGATGCGCGTAAAGCGGCACCGTCCGACGAACCGGCGGCTCCCCCGCCCGTTGATGTTTCGGCGGAGAGTGATGTGATAACAGAACTCAAGGATGCAGAGGCCGCCGGGCGAGGTGTCGACAAAAAACAGAAAGCCCCGTCCAAATCTGAGGATGTGACGTCAGCACTCGAAGCGGATGAACAGCCGGCTGAGTCGGTCGATGAGCTACTGGAATCAGGAGCTGGTGTGGTTACCGATGCCGATGGTGATGTTTTCATCCGAGGCGGCCGGGCTGGAGAGGTCGTGTATATCGTTGACTCTGCACCTCCAGACTCAGCCAGGAAGGAGGTAGCTGATACCTATCTGACCACCTCTGCCACCGATTCGCTTCGCTACACTCTGGACCTGGGTCTATCCCGGGACGTGGATGGGCCGTTGGACTTCCCCGGTTCAAAAGAGGCCTACCAAAACTACCCCACAGGCAGTATCGATCTATCGGACATAGCCGTAATCCCCCCGGAAGCCGAAGCAAAACCGGATACGACTAAGAGCCTGGACGACTGGCGAGCGGTGCGAGATTCACTGCAACCGTATTTCGCGGATAAGCAGTTGGTATATGGCCTGAGGGCACAAAAGTCTATAGAAGCCACGGACGGGTCGGCATCGCCACCGGCTTCCCCTGCCCCCGTAGTCGACACCGTGGTGTCACCCAGGCAACTGGAACGATACCTGGAAGCATGTTACAAGATTGCCGAATTGACCGACCGAGAAAGTGAGTACGACAGCGCCTTGGTCGTTATAGAGAAACACGCCAGAGACAGATACTCACCGGCACGGCATCGGGCCCGTCATTACCTCGACCTGATCGATGAGCTTCAAGAGTAG
- a CDS encoding PspC domain-containing protein encodes MEKRLYRSETNKVISGVCGGLGEYFEVDPVLVRVVTVILTLATGVAIFAYIAAWIIVPSREGQAESETPVASEPKSDTSWRKYLPGLVLIGIGAVLLIRESFYWFDWSEFWPVLMILAGLALIFRRGRKSDTQPAANNGSAQPSNGGPIT; translated from the coding sequence ATGGAAAAACGTTTGTACCGGTCGGAAACCAACAAAGTCATCTCCGGGGTTTGTGGCGGATTGGGGGAGTACTTCGAAGTCGACCCGGTCCTTGTCCGGGTAGTGACCGTGATTCTGACCTTAGCCACCGGCGTGGCGATTTTTGCCTATATCGCCGCCTGGATTATCGTCCCGTCGCGTGAGGGGCAAGCCGAATCGGAAACTCCAGTCGCCTCAGAACCGAAATCGGATACATCGTGGCGCAAGTATCTCCCCGGGCTGGTGTTGATAGGTATCGGGGCGGTGCTTTTGATTCGTGAGAGTTTCTACTGGTTTGATTGGTCGGAGTTCTGGCCGGTGTTGATGATTCTGGCCGGGTTAGCTCTCATTTTCAGACGGGGCAGAAAGAGTGACACACAACCTGCTGCTAACAACGGCAGTGCTCAACCGTCTAACGGAGGGCCGATCACATGA
- a CDS encoding DUF5668 domain-containing protein: MTPARLRWGTLLVTVGLLLLLRNMGVFNDDIWIALLVYSPLVLIAIGLEKIFTRTRVQIVSYLTSAFLLFGGLGIAFYSGSGGYQSSFFTESSHTTRYEPGLRTLQAEIALDGTNLTIRDSGDDLVYAEFDRFTRKAVITELFEGNTAKIALESKPLAFFGGALKMDIEEDLDWRVWFNEKTPLDLVLTGSESDMHLNLSTTPLKHLNLNTDDATIYLKIGELEPFVRIVVDGRDSRFKLRIPQSVGLRVRGSEYRSYLERLGLIGDDDTFQSDGYDSMKTQIEVDLDERLSSLSIDYF, from the coding sequence ATGACGCCGGCGCGATTACGTTGGGGTACCCTGCTGGTTACGGTCGGCCTGCTGTTACTGTTGCGCAACATGGGTGTTTTCAACGATGACATCTGGATTGCGCTGCTGGTTTACTCGCCGCTGGTGTTGATCGCTATTGGCTTAGAGAAGATATTCACCCGCACCCGCGTCCAGATTGTTTCATATCTGACCTCGGCCTTTCTGCTCTTCGGCGGACTGGGTATAGCCTTCTATTCCGGGTCGGGAGGTTACCAAAGCAGCTTCTTCACCGAAAGCAGTCACACCACCCGCTACGAACCGGGGCTTAGAACCCTTCAAGCCGAGATCGCATTGGACGGTACCAACCTGACTATCAGGGATTCAGGCGATGATCTCGTGTACGCCGAGTTTGACCGCTTTACCCGAAAAGCGGTAATCACGGAACTCTTCGAGGGTAACACGGCCAAGATAGCCCTTGAGAGCAAACCGCTGGCCTTCTTCGGCGGCGCCTTAAAGATGGATATCGAAGAGGACCTGGATTGGCGGGTCTGGTTCAATGAGAAGACGCCATTGGACCTGGTTCTAACCGGCAGCGAATCCGACATGCACCTGAACCTGTCGACCACGCCGCTCAAACATTTGAACCTGAATACCGATGACGCTACTATTTATCTGAAGATTGGCGAGCTTGAGCCGTTTGTACGTATCGTCGTGGACGGCAGGGACTCCAGGTTCAAGTTGCGCATTCCCCAGTCGGTCGGTCTGAGGGTCCGTGGCTCCGAGTATCGCAGTTATCTTGAACGACTGGGCTTGATCGGCGATGATGACACCTTCCAAAGCGATGGCTATGACAGCATGAAAACCCAGATCGAGGTTGATCTGGACGAGCGGCTGTCATCTCTCTCGATAGATTATTTCTAA
- a CDS encoding vitamin B12-dependent ribonucleotide reductase, giving the protein MWSKKEIKLSENALTVLKRRYLGKDKQGRPVETPREMFIRVARHIAEADRNYSGDDTQVDSTAASFFEIMADLDFLPNSPTLMNAGRALGQLSACFVLPVGDSMEEIFETNKQAALIHQSGGGTGFSFSRLRPRGSIVASTHGVASGPVSFMKVYNAATEAVKQGGTRRGANMGVLRVDHPDIVEFITCKDDLAQITNFNISVGITDAFMKALADGGSYPLYNPHTDSTHSVDGREQTLDAADVFGLIVDRAWRTGEPGVIFLDRMNRANPTYPFESIEATNPCGEQPLPPYDSCNLGSINLSHFVKDSLPSNYSNGQPHEGIDWERLASVIRTAVHFLDNVIDQNRYPLESIRQQTLKNRRVGLGVMGWADMLVQLGLPYNSDEALNLAERTMAFLQTEARNHSSELAKQRGKFPNWEDSSFAQENLIMRNCTVSTIAPTGTLSIIAGCSSGIEPFFAIAYQRNVLDGTRLTEVNPLFRQAAQQGGFYSDELISQVSREGSLESIDGVPDEIKAVFLTAADISPEDHTRMQAVFQNHCDSSVSKTINLAQSADRDEVRHAFELAFNLSCKGVTIYRDGSRPEQVLSTTGPAEQVSQSTSKVEKRPEVLSGFTQKIRTGYGNLYVTVNTRNSQPFELFAHIGKSGYTTMADTEAICRLVSLALRAHVPVDRIIGQLRGIGGSSPVFSGGSKVSSIPDAIAQVLAAHFGSSTGQPVAPDEICPECSGAMVFDSGCFTCRACGYSNC; this is encoded by the coding sequence ATGTGGTCGAAAAAAGAAATCAAACTCTCAGAAAACGCGCTGACCGTGCTCAAGCGTCGTTACCTCGGCAAGGATAAACAAGGACGCCCGGTCGAGACACCGCGCGAGATGTTCATACGAGTGGCCCGTCACATTGCCGAGGCCGACCGCAATTACTCAGGTGACGACACCCAGGTCGACAGCACAGCAGCCAGTTTCTTCGAGATTATGGCGGACCTGGATTTCCTGCCGAACTCCCCTACTCTCATGAACGCGGGGCGAGCGCTGGGCCAGCTCTCAGCTTGTTTCGTTCTGCCGGTTGGTGATTCGATGGAAGAGATATTCGAGACCAATAAGCAGGCCGCACTGATACATCAGTCTGGCGGCGGCACCGGCTTTTCGTTTTCGCGCCTGCGTCCGCGCGGTTCCATCGTTGCTTCGACGCACGGCGTGGCATCCGGCCCGGTGTCATTCATGAAAGTATACAACGCGGCCACCGAAGCGGTCAAACAGGGAGGCACTCGGCGTGGCGCCAATATGGGTGTACTGAGAGTCGATCATCCGGACATTGTCGAGTTTATTACCTGCAAAGATGACCTGGCTCAGATTACCAATTTCAACATCTCAGTCGGTATCACCGACGCTTTCATGAAAGCGCTGGCCGACGGTGGGAGCTATCCGCTGTACAACCCGCACACCGACTCCACCCACAGCGTGGACGGTCGCGAACAGACTCTTGATGCCGCGGATGTCTTTGGCCTGATTGTCGACCGCGCCTGGCGCACCGGTGAACCGGGAGTCATTTTTCTGGACCGTATGAATCGGGCCAACCCAACCTATCCCTTCGAGTCAATCGAAGCCACCAATCCCTGCGGCGAGCAACCGTTGCCGCCGTATGACTCCTGCAACCTCGGTTCGATAAATCTGTCACACTTTGTCAAAGACTCGTTGCCCTCCAATTACTCGAATGGGCAACCGCATGAAGGTATCGACTGGGAGCGGCTGGCTTCGGTAATCCGCACCGCGGTACACTTTTTGGACAACGTCATCGATCAGAACCGCTATCCCCTGGAGTCAATCAGACAACAGACGCTCAAAAATCGCCGGGTTGGCCTGGGCGTTATGGGTTGGGCCGATATGTTGGTGCAATTGGGACTACCGTACAACAGCGATGAGGCCCTGAACTTAGCCGAGCGAACGATGGCCTTTCTCCAGACAGAGGCACGCAACCACTCATCGGAGTTGGCCAAGCAACGCGGCAAATTCCCCAACTGGGAAGACTCATCATTTGCGCAAGAAAACTTAATCATGCGCAATTGCACCGTGAGCACAATCGCACCGACCGGGACACTATCGATAATTGCCGGTTGCTCGTCAGGGATCGAACCATTCTTCGCCATCGCCTACCAACGAAACGTACTCGACGGCACCCGCCTTACCGAGGTCAATCCACTTTTCAGGCAGGCGGCGCAGCAAGGAGGTTTTTACTCCGACGAGCTTATCAGCCAGGTTTCGCGGGAGGGTTCCCTTGAGAGCATTGATGGCGTCCCCGATGAAATAAAGGCGGTTTTCCTCACGGCAGCGGATATCTCGCCGGAGGACCATACTCGAATGCAGGCGGTCTTTCAAAACCACTGCGACTCGTCGGTTTCCAAGACGATCAATCTCGCCCAATCAGCCGACCGTGATGAAGTCAGGCATGCTTTTGAATTGGCTTTCAACTTAAGCTGCAAAGGAGTGACTATCTACCGCGACGGCTCTCGACCTGAGCAGGTGCTATCCACTACCGGCCCGGCCGAACAGGTGTCTCAGTCGACATCGAAAGTCGAGAAACGACCTGAAGTACTGAGCGGTTTCACTCAGAAAATCAGAACCGGTTACGGCAACCTGTATGTCACCGTGAACACCCGAAATTCACAGCCGTTCGAACTATTCGCCCATATCGGCAAGTCCGGCTACACCACCATGGCTGATACCGAGGCCATCTGTCGGCTGGTTTCGCTTGCCTTGCGCGCCCATGTGCCGGTGGATCGGATTATTGGTCAACTCCGGGGCATCGGCGGGTCCAGCCCGGTTTTCTCCGGCGGGTCAAAAGTGTCGTCGATTCCGGATGCTATCGCCCAGGTGCTTGCCGCCCATTTCGGGTCTTCTACAGGACAGCCCGTCGCACCGGATGAAATCTGCCCGGAGTGTTCGGGCGCCATGGTTTTCGATTCGGGCTGCTTCACGTGTCGCGCCTGCGGTTATTCCAACTGCTAA